A region from the Melioribacter roseus P3M-2 genome encodes:
- a CDS encoding DUF6249 domain-containing protein, whose product MEGTIALFIPIISILVTGLVIIMYFYFRSREKQLMIEKGLSYEQMIELMRYKKNGYGLLKAGIILVFFGFGLGLGMLFENATGSEEWIPFMIFVLTGLGFVAAYIMGRKYEKADKDEEDAGAAN is encoded by the coding sequence ATGGAAGGCACAATCGCTTTATTTATACCGATAATATCAATTCTCGTAACAGGATTGGTAATTATAATGTATTTCTATTTCCGTTCGAGGGAAAAACAGTTAATGATAGAAAAAGGGCTCTCTTACGAACAGATGATAGAATTAATGCGTTATAAAAAGAACGGCTACGGTTTGTTAAAAGCCGGAATCATACTGGTCTTTTTCGGATTCGGATTGGGATTGGGAATGCTTTTCGAAAACGCGACGGGTTCGGAGGAATGGATACCGTTCATGATTTTTGTGTTGACCGGTCTGGGATTTGTAGCGGCTTACATAATGGGAAGAAAATACGAGAAGGCGGATAAAGACGAAGAAGACGCCGGCGCTGCGAATTAA
- a CDS encoding RNA polymerase sigma factor: protein MKNLSDIEIIESVKRGNDADFTLIVDRYKDKAFNLLKRMLKNDMDAEEALQDSFLKAFRYLTQFREEASFSTWFYRIVYNTALSVIASKKRKIEKEMASLEDMPELISYDREIYAKAENPEEYLMKLIDKLPVRNALVLILYYIDGLSLNEISRVMDISLVNAKVLLHRSRNILRDLLLKHNYQEEIL from the coding sequence ATGAAAAATCTAAGCGACATAGAAATAATCGAATCGGTTAAACGGGGCAACGACGCCGATTTTACTTTGATTGTAGACAGGTACAAGGACAAAGCTTTTAATTTGCTCAAACGAATGCTGAAGAACGATATGGACGCAGAGGAAGCGCTTCAGGACAGTTTCCTGAAAGCTTTCAGATATTTAACTCAATTCAGGGAAGAAGCCAGTTTCTCCACTTGGTTTTACAGGATTGTCTATAATACCGCTCTCAGCGTAATCGCTTCGAAAAAAAGGAAGATCGAAAAAGAGATGGCTTCGCTTGAGGACATGCCCGAACTTATCAGTTACGATCGCGAAATTTACGCCAAAGCAGAAAATCCGGAAGAGTATTTAATGAAACTAATAGATAAATTGCCTGTAAGAAACGCGCTGGTTCTTATTCTTTATTATATCGACGGGTTGTCGCTCAACGAGATAAGTCGCGTTATGGATATTTCGCTTGTGAATGCCAAAGTGCTGCTGCATCGTTCCAGAAATATACTGAGAGATTTGCTGTTAAAGCATAATTATCAGGAGGAGATATTATGA
- a CDS encoding anti-sigma factor family protein, producing the protein MNIDELLNDYIDGSADSNKINELKELLEKDETTAKKLKALKAVDVLMRRMDYEKAPRDFSEKFAAALAKNGAVKKVRKDFVTPTILSLFLTVMLGILAVSFYYSYKTIDNTGALTGILRDVSNGINFIAGNKLFHLLGASVSLIALTILYLLNETHRRFRKKLKDL; encoded by the coding sequence ATGAACATAGATGAATTGCTCAACGACTATATCGACGGATCTGCCGACTCGAATAAAATCAATGAGTTGAAAGAACTGCTGGAAAAAGATGAAACGACGGCAAAAAAATTGAAAGCTCTGAAAGCCGTCGATGTTTTAATGCGTCGAATGGATTACGAAAAAGCTCCGCGTGATTTTTCGGAAAAATTTGCCGCGGCATTGGCTAAAAATGGAGCGGTCAAAAAAGTACGGAAAGATTTTGTTACTCCAACGATATTGTCTTTATTTTTGACCGTAATGTTAGGCATTCTCGCCGTTTCTTTTTATTACAGTTACAAAACAATCGACAATACAGGCGCGTTAACCGGGATTTTGAGGGACGTTTCAAACGGTATAAATTTTATCGCCGGCAATAAACTGTTCCACCTTCTCGGCGCTTCGGTTTCATTGATTGCGTTGACGATTCTCTATTTGTTGAACGAAACGCATCGTCGTTTCCGCAAAAAGCTTAAAGACCTCTGA
- the era gene encoding GTPase Era yields the protein MSVKAGFVSIIGKPNVGKSTLMNALIGEKLSITANKPQTTRKKIIGILSDENYQIIFQDTPGILNPEYLMQERMYEYITEAVKDADLLLFMIDISTDPTGQRTLSDERVYNLLKDKSIKKILLINKVDLVSQNEVEALIRQLEKNDLFEKIIPISATANYNLQTVIDTILEYLPEHPKYFPDDQLSDANERFFVSEIIREKIFEMYQEEIPYSTEVVIEEFKERENAKDYIRAVIVVEKETQKPIIIGAKGEMIKKLGRKAREAIEAFLGREVYLELFVKVREKWRSNPHMLKSFGYIKPDEK from the coding sequence ATGAGCGTAAAAGCGGGTTTCGTTTCGATCATAGGAAAACCGAATGTTGGAAAATCGACTTTGATGAATGCGTTAATCGGCGAAAAGCTGTCGATTACAGCCAATAAACCTCAAACAACGCGTAAAAAAATTATCGGAATTCTTTCGGACGAAAATTATCAAATTATCTTTCAGGACACGCCGGGAATTCTCAATCCCGAATATTTAATGCAGGAAAGAATGTATGAATACATTACGGAAGCCGTTAAGGATGCCGATTTACTTTTGTTTATGATCGATATTTCAACAGACCCTACGGGGCAACGCACGCTTTCGGACGAAAGGGTTTATAATCTCCTTAAAGACAAGTCGATTAAAAAAATTCTGCTTATTAATAAAGTCGACTTGGTTTCACAAAACGAAGTGGAAGCCCTTATTCGACAGCTCGAAAAAAATGATTTGTTCGAAAAAATAATACCGATTTCGGCTACGGCGAATTATAACCTTCAAACCGTTATCGATACTATACTCGAATATTTGCCCGAGCATCCGAAGTACTTTCCCGACGATCAATTGAGCGACGCAAACGAAAGATTTTTTGTTTCGGAAATTATTCGGGAAAAAATATTCGAAATGTACCAGGAAGAAATTCCTTACAGTACTGAAGTGGTAATCGAAGAATTCAAAGAACGCGAAAACGCCAAAGATTATATAAGGGCGGTTATCGTAGTCGAAAAAGAAACTCAAAAACCGATAATAATCGGCGCCAAAGGCGAAATGATTAAAAAGCTCGGCAGAAAAGCGCGCGAAGCCATCGAAGCTTTTCTCGGCAGGGAAGTTTATCTGGAACTTTTCGTTAAAGTAAGAGAAAAATGGCGTTCCAATCCGCATATGCTTAAATCATTCGGTTATATCAAACCAGATGAAAAATAA